From Alteromonas australica, one genomic window encodes:
- a CDS encoding M1 family metallopeptidase: MNKHKRHFFWLAPVLSMLICLPTSAAIKQTKGDFEDKFRQLDEVLPTPNVYRNAAGEPGHEYWQQQVDYKIDVKLLEDKRRIEASETITYHNNSPDTLKYLWIQLDQNKFRDDSMSALTTTFGGIGNRGPATQSASGSAPAKLSMGALRRQQFVEDNELGYTISRVENKSGTDLHHVVVGTLMRVDLAKPLKPGKKVTFDIDFAFNIVEEDAVSARAGYEHFPDDEREGGNDIFLLAQWFPRLAAYTDYEAWTNKEFIGRGEFTLEFGNYEVDITVPADHIVSSTGVLQNPKDVLTKTQRDRLKKAEKADRIVFVVTPEEAIENEKEGTSKLKTWRFKAENVRDFAWASSRKFAWDARGYQQGGDTQPLVMAMSFYPKEGGELWQKYSTESIIHTMEVYSRFSFDYPYPVAQSVNGPVGGMEYPMITFNGPRTELRDDGSRTYSLAEKRFLIGVVIHEVGHIYFPMTVNSDERQWTWMDEGLNSFLDGVAGREWDPTIPWGVEPRDITGYMKSQTQVPIMTQSDSVLRLGPNAYTKPAAALNILRETILGRELFDFAFKEYAQRWMFKRPTPSDFFRTMEEASGVDLDWFWRGWFYTTDHVDISLDSVYKLRLNTEDPDIDFAREREAEMDKPKSLTDIRNKEEGKKLWVDRFEDISDFYDENDRYTVTNKERNKYRSFLKKLEPWEREAFERAVREDKNYYVLDFSNKGGLVMPIILELAFTDGTTEEMRIPAEIWRRTPKAVSKLIVTDKDKELVSVTVDPHWETADVDVENNHYPRRIIPSRIEAYKSKPRSTYEYRDLMHDVKTELKTDDDEESDDK, from the coding sequence ATGAACAAGCACAAACGACACTTTTTCTGGCTAGCGCCAGTTCTGTCTATGCTGATATGTCTTCCCACAAGCGCCGCAATAAAACAAACAAAAGGCGACTTTGAAGATAAATTCCGTCAGCTAGACGAAGTTTTACCTACCCCTAATGTATACCGTAATGCTGCTGGTGAACCTGGCCATGAATATTGGCAGCAGCAGGTTGACTACAAAATTGACGTTAAACTTTTAGAAGACAAGCGTCGAATTGAAGCTAGTGAAACCATTACGTATCACAACAATTCTCCAGATACACTGAAATACCTTTGGATTCAGTTAGATCAAAACAAATTCCGTGACGACTCGATGTCCGCGCTTACCACCACCTTTGGTGGTATAGGCAACCGTGGGCCAGCGACGCAATCTGCAAGTGGAAGCGCCCCAGCCAAGCTAAGCATGGGTGCATTACGCCGTCAGCAATTCGTTGAAGACAACGAACTGGGTTACACCATTTCTCGTGTAGAAAACAAATCAGGCACCGACCTACATCACGTAGTAGTGGGTACCTTAATGCGTGTTGACTTAGCCAAACCATTAAAGCCAGGTAAGAAAGTTACCTTTGATATCGATTTTGCATTCAACATTGTTGAAGAAGATGCCGTATCTGCCCGTGCAGGTTATGAACACTTCCCTGATGATGAGCGCGAAGGTGGTAATGATATCTTCTTGCTAGCACAGTGGTTTCCGCGCCTTGCGGCGTACACCGACTATGAAGCATGGACCAACAAAGAATTTATTGGCCGTGGTGAGTTCACACTAGAGTTCGGTAACTATGAAGTTGACATCACCGTTCCTGCTGATCACATTGTTTCATCTACAGGCGTACTTCAAAACCCGAAAGACGTACTAACAAAAACACAGCGTGATCGCCTTAAAAAAGCAGAAAAAGCTGACCGTATTGTTTTTGTTGTCACGCCAGAAGAAGCCATTGAAAACGAAAAAGAAGGCACATCTAAGTTAAAAACCTGGCGTTTTAAAGCAGAAAACGTCCGTGATTTCGCGTGGGCGTCGTCACGTAAGTTTGCTTGGGATGCCCGTGGTTACCAACAAGGTGGAGACACTCAACCTCTTGTGATGGCCATGTCTTTCTACCCGAAAGAAGGCGGAGAGCTATGGCAGAAGTACTCTACTGAGTCGATTATCCATACCATGGAAGTGTATAGCCGCTTCAGCTTCGACTACCCCTATCCCGTTGCACAGTCAGTTAACGGGCCAGTAGGCGGCATGGAATATCCAATGATTACCTTTAACGGCCCACGTACCGAGCTTCGTGACGATGGTTCTCGTACCTATTCATTGGCAGAAAAGCGTTTCCTTATTGGTGTTGTTATTCACGAAGTAGGGCATATCTACTTCCCTATGACGGTAAACTCTGATGAACGTCAATGGACTTGGATGGATGAAGGCCTCAACAGCTTCCTAGATGGTGTTGCTGGTCGCGAATGGGATCCAACCATTCCATGGGGTGTTGAGCCTCGTGACATTACAGGCTACATGAAGTCTCAGACTCAAGTGCCTATTATGACGCAATCTGACTCGGTTTTACGTTTAGGTCCTAATGCCTATACAAAACCAGCAGCAGCATTAAACATTTTGCGTGAAACCATTCTTGGCCGTGAGTTGTTCGACTTTGCGTTTAAAGAATATGCACAACGTTGGATGTTTAAGCGTCCTACGCCATCCGATTTTTTCCGCACTATGGAAGAAGCTTCGGGTGTTGACCTTGATTGGTTCTGGCGTGGGTGGTTCTACACCACTGATCACGTAGATATTAGCTTAGACAGCGTATACAAGTTGCGTCTAAATACAGAAGACCCAGATATTGATTTCGCCCGTGAGCGCGAAGCTGAAATGGACAAACCTAAATCACTTACCGATATTCGTAACAAAGAAGAAGGTAAGAAGCTTTGGGTTGACCGTTTTGAAGATATCAGCGACTTCTATGACGAAAACGACCGTTACACTGTAACCAACAAAGAGCGTAACAAGTACCGTAGTTTCTTAAAGAAACTTGAACCTTGGGAACGTGAAGCGTTTGAACGTGCTGTTCGTGAAGACAAAAACTACTACGTACTGGATTTCAGTAACAAAGGTGGTTTGGTTATGCCTATTATCCTAGAGCTAGCCTTCACTGATGGTACTACGGAAGAAATGCGCATTCCTGCTGAAATTTGGCGCCGTACACCAAAAGCCGTTAGCAAGCTTATTGTGACGGATAAAGACAAAGAGCTAGTTAGCGTAACCGTTGACCCACACTGGGAAACCGCTGATGTAGACGTGGAAAATAACCATTACCCTCGTCGTATTATTCCATCACGTATTGAAGCTTATAAGTCTAAGCCTCGCAGCACTTACGAGTACCGCGATTTAATGCATGATGTAAAAACAGAGCTGAAGACAGATGATGACGAGGAAAGCGATGACAAGTAA
- a CDS encoding DUF6702 family protein: MTSKLSAFRKTQRLFALCLIVFGFFAGTAQAHQIKAAITTVLFNPRTENIEVMHRFNLHDAEHAVKALFDKHADIMDDANTQQDFADYVSKHFALLNSEEVPLALTQVGFEVEGKHFWVYQETAQPPEIEGLKIRHDALRDLWPSQVNTINVEGNGPLKTLTFTDNVTLLEVSFNSEHH, translated from the coding sequence ATGACAAGTAAGTTATCGGCTTTTCGTAAGACACAGCGCTTATTTGCGCTGTGTCTTATTGTTTTTGGTTTTTTCGCGGGTACCGCACAAGCACACCAAATTAAAGCGGCTATTACCACAGTACTGTTTAATCCACGAACAGAAAACATTGAAGTCATGCACCGCTTTAATTTGCATGATGCAGAGCACGCTGTGAAAGCCCTGTTCGATAAGCACGCTGACATTATGGATGATGCTAATACTCAGCAAGATTTCGCTGACTATGTGAGTAAGCACTTCGCGCTGTTAAACAGCGAAGAAGTGCCCTTGGCGTTAACCCAAGTGGGTTTTGAAGTAGAAGGTAAGCACTTTTGGGTTTATCAAGAAACGGCTCAACCACCTGAGATAGAAGGGCTTAAAATACGTCATGATGCACTTCGTGACTTATGGCCTTCACAAGTTAACACCATCAACGTAGAAGGTAACGGGCCTCTTAAGACCCTTACCTTTACCGACAACGTGACCTTGCTTGAAGTTAGCTTTAACAGCGAGCACCATTAA
- a CDS encoding ABC1 kinase family protein has translation MTDKFNANASHPNKTQDDKAARPTKAVPSSRLGRVSRLGFLATKVAGNVVAKGAEQWLKGEKPALSSLLLTPKNIANIADELASMRGAAMKLGQLISMDTGDFLPPELANILARLRDDADPMPKSQLVEVLNEAWGNDWQDKLLYFSFAPVAAASIGQVHKAITLDGVTLAIKVQYPGVKKSIDSDVDNVATLIKLTGLVPSSLDIQPLLEQAKQQLHQEADYSREANMLTRYRSALSHADSENVLGDEASSEAPSRFIVPQVYESLTTNTVLAMDFVKGEAADVLLSQPQEMRDQAMTQLMALFFQEIFEFKLLQSDPNLANYLFDTQTQRWVLLDFGATRDIPDNIAQGYQQLLKSAALNNADMMREAALDIGLIHATHCQQQQEAVVNIGLEACEAIRVSGAYDFGKSDLIARLHDKGMALTNEHDFWHTPPIDALFIHRKLGGLYLLAKRLGARVNMQDAAAKWLV, from the coding sequence ATGACGGATAAATTCAACGCTAACGCCAGTCACCCTAATAAAACGCAGGATGATAAAGCAGCTAGGCCCACAAAAGCGGTGCCTTCATCTCGACTAGGTCGAGTGAGCAGGCTTGGGTTTCTTGCCACCAAAGTGGCGGGAAATGTAGTCGCTAAGGGTGCCGAACAATGGTTAAAAGGTGAAAAGCCCGCCTTATCCTCTTTACTGCTAACCCCCAAAAACATCGCCAACATTGCCGATGAGTTAGCCAGTATGCGTGGCGCCGCCATGAAACTTGGCCAACTTATCTCTATGGATACGGGCGACTTCCTCCCCCCCGAATTGGCGAATATTCTGGCGCGGTTAAGAGACGACGCCGATCCCATGCCAAAATCACAACTCGTTGAAGTGTTAAATGAAGCGTGGGGAAACGATTGGCAAGATAAGCTTCTGTATTTTTCATTTGCCCCCGTGGCCGCAGCCTCTATTGGTCAGGTACACAAAGCCATTACGCTTGATGGCGTAACACTCGCCATTAAGGTGCAATACCCTGGTGTGAAAAAAAGTATTGATAGCGATGTGGATAACGTGGCTACGCTTATTAAGCTCACTGGGTTAGTCCCGTCTTCCCTAGACATACAACCGCTACTTGAACAAGCCAAGCAACAATTACATCAAGAAGCCGACTATAGCCGCGAAGCTAACATGCTTACCCGCTACCGTTCAGCGCTAAGCCATGCCGATAGCGAGAATGTGCTAGGAGATGAAGCTAGCAGTGAGGCTCCCAGCCGATTTATTGTGCCCCAGGTTTACGAGTCACTCACCACTAATACGGTACTGGCAATGGATTTTGTAAAGGGAGAAGCTGCAGACGTGCTGTTGTCACAACCCCAAGAGATGCGTGATCAAGCTATGACCCAATTGATGGCGTTATTCTTTCAAGAAATATTTGAATTCAAGTTACTTCAAAGTGACCCTAACCTAGCTAACTACTTATTCGATACACAAACTCAGCGCTGGGTATTACTCGACTTTGGTGCCACTCGCGATATCCCTGACAACATTGCACAGGGCTACCAGCAACTGTTAAAAAGCGCGGCACTGAATAATGCCGATATGATGCGCGAAGCGGCTTTAGATATTGGGTTAATTCATGCAACGCATTGCCAGCAACAACAAGAGGCCGTGGTGAATATAGGTTTAGAGGCCTGTGAAGCTATTCGAGTATCGGGGGCCTACGATTTTGGAAAGAGCGATCTTATCGCCCGGTTGCATGATAAAGGCATGGCATTAACGAATGAACATGATTTTTGGCACACGCCACCTATTGACGCTCTTTTTATTCACCGAAAACTAGGCGGCCTGTATTTATTAGCAAAGCGCTTGGGGGCGCGGGTGAATATGCAAGACGCCGCGGCAAAGTGGCTGGTATAG
- a CDS encoding DUF6482 family protein yields MIKFPYTNIEHAAWEIDYLEVQSYEMNVYLVYLTVGDKSGMVYDKLDKPMRFFSTGHIREAFAHCTVKTAVMKHDSPYDEMIGNPPKSAEQMALPFSMALPY; encoded by the coding sequence ATGATTAAATTCCCTTACACAAATATTGAACACGCTGCGTGGGAAATAGACTACCTTGAAGTGCAATCGTACGAAATGAATGTGTACTTAGTCTATCTCACGGTTGGGGATAAAAGCGGTATGGTGTACGACAAGCTAGATAAGCCTATGCGTTTTTTTAGTACAGGCCATATCCGAGAAGCGTTTGCTCATTGCACGGTAAAAACCGCCGTGATGAAGCACGACTCACCCTATGACGAAATGATTGGTAACCCGCCTAAAAGCGCCGAGCAAATGGCGCTGCCATTCAGTATGGCATTGCCTTATTAA
- a CDS encoding DUF3014 domain-containing protein, producing the protein MSETSEKRTLVPHFLIIGVIIVIILAIVFWPSEDESPVAPEPEVIQPELEVPEEPEVFETRPTPPPVELEEKDEVEPLPEPEPTEPEPLDVSDPAIKASLRDISTANDNSVNRMLVNEGLLQRFVVTVTNLANDEMAPNHQLLNPPEQSFRVYSQAGKQWIDAASYKRYTPYVDMLESFDNQALLSVYNLYKEDVQNKYAEISDEPDQDFNEVLLMAIDELLDTPEVPVPVEVYTDSVAYKYADSRLENLNEPQKQLLRTGPDNMRRIKAKLRELKTLIQADGSQ; encoded by the coding sequence ATGAGCGAAACCTCAGAAAAACGTACGTTGGTTCCCCACTTTCTCATTATTGGGGTGATCATTGTGATCATACTGGCCATAGTATTTTGGCCATCAGAAGACGAATCTCCGGTAGCGCCAGAGCCTGAAGTGATTCAGCCCGAGCTTGAAGTGCCAGAAGAACCCGAGGTATTTGAAACTCGACCTACTCCGCCTCCCGTGGAATTGGAAGAAAAAGATGAAGTAGAGCCATTACCAGAACCTGAGCCTACAGAGCCAGAACCGCTGGATGTGAGCGACCCCGCCATTAAGGCATCGTTACGGGATATTTCTACCGCCAACGATAACAGTGTTAATCGCATGCTGGTTAACGAAGGTCTACTGCAGCGTTTTGTGGTAACCGTCACTAATTTAGCAAATGACGAAATGGCACCTAATCATCAACTACTTAATCCACCAGAGCAGTCGTTCCGCGTATATTCGCAGGCGGGCAAGCAATGGATTGACGCCGCTAGCTACAAGCGGTATACCCCCTATGTAGATATGCTGGAGTCATTCGACAATCAAGCGTTACTTAGTGTGTATAACCTGTACAAAGAGGACGTACAAAATAAATATGCGGAAATAAGTGATGAGCCTGACCAAGATTTCAATGAGGTACTTTTAATGGCGATTGACGAATTGCTAGATACTCCAGAAGTCCCTGTACCTGTCGAAGTTTATACTGACTCTGTTGCCTATAAGTATGCTGATTCTCGTCTAGAAAACCTTAACGAGCCGCAAAAGCAACTGCTTCGAACCGGCCCTGACAATATGCGTCGTATTAAAGCGAAGTTACGAGAGTTGAAAACCTTGATTCAAGCAGATGGATCTCAGTAG
- a CDS encoding DUF1285 domain-containing protein: MDLSRFQQQLKGASSEARALPPVDKWDPPFCGDINLEIALDGRWFYEGSPIGRASLVRLFSTVLKREGDNYFLVTPVEKVGIRVEDTPFIIVEWENNGDTLVFTTQSGDTIPLTDLSQIELRVPPSALRDDNATAIPYLCVRRNLWARLHQNVYYQLLTQAKEVRKKENNTTITQFSLDSAGKQFVIGEVTS; this comes from the coding sequence ATGGATCTCAGTAGATTTCAGCAACAATTGAAGGGCGCGTCTAGCGAGGCGCGCGCACTTCCGCCAGTCGATAAATGGGATCCTCCTTTTTGCGGTGATATTAACCTTGAAATAGCGCTGGACGGACGTTGGTTTTATGAAGGCAGCCCTATTGGTCGAGCCAGCTTGGTTCGCCTATTCTCAACCGTGCTTAAACGAGAAGGTGACAACTACTTCTTAGTCACCCCTGTAGAGAAAGTGGGGATCCGCGTCGAAGATACCCCATTTATTATCGTAGAATGGGAAAACAATGGTGACACCTTAGTGTTTACCACACAAAGTGGCGACACCATCCCTCTTACCGACCTATCTCAAATTGAATTACGTGTTCCCCCTAGCGCGCTTAGAGACGACAACGCCACAGCTATTCCTTACCTTTGCGTAAGACGAAACCTGTGGGCGCGGCTACACCAGAATGTTTACTACCAATTATTGACACAGGCGAAAGAAGTCAGGAAGAAAGAGAATAACACCACAATAACGCAATTTAGCCTAGACTCCGCCGGCAAGCAGTTTGTCATAGGTGAAGTAACGTCGTAA
- a CDS encoding metal-dependent hydrolase family protein: MPFTLLYAAISALSFNVSADTVIHAGSVFTGTSDTLKHQVTIVVNGNKIEAIEEGFTPPSQGDTLIDLKHATVLPGLMDMHVHLSSQHGGPQTYLERFSLNEADYALRAANYAKITLDAGFTTVRNLGDSYHETVALRNAINKGYAVGPRIYTVGKSIATTGGHADPSNGMSHMIRPDVGPKQGVVNGEVEARAAVRSRYQDGADLIKITATGGVLSVAKSGQNPQFMTDELGAIVDTAKDYGMTVAVHAHGKEGMKRAVIAGVDSIEHGTYMDDEIRNLMKQHGTYYVPTILAGKFVADKAKIDGYFPALVQPKAAAIGPLIQSTFAKAHKSGVKIAFGTDSGVSAHGDNAQEFALMVEAGMSPADAILSATVNSADLLGISETLGSLEPGKLADMIAVKGNPLENIRLLESVAFVMKDGKIYKQ, translated from the coding sequence ATGCCGTTCACCTTGCTATACGCTGCTATTAGTGCACTTTCATTTAACGTAAGTGCAGACACTGTGATTCATGCAGGCAGTGTTTTTACCGGTACGTCAGATACCTTAAAACACCAGGTCACGATTGTCGTTAACGGCAACAAGATTGAAGCCATTGAGGAGGGTTTTACCCCCCCATCACAAGGCGATACCCTCATTGATTTAAAACATGCCACCGTATTACCTGGTTTAATGGATATGCATGTCCACTTGTCTTCCCAGCACGGCGGACCACAAACATACCTTGAACGTTTCTCGTTAAATGAAGCTGACTATGCGCTGCGCGCGGCTAATTACGCAAAGATAACGCTAGATGCAGGCTTCACCACTGTGCGTAACCTCGGCGACAGCTACCATGAAACTGTGGCGTTAAGAAACGCCATTAATAAAGGTTATGCGGTTGGCCCTCGAATTTATACTGTAGGCAAATCTATAGCCACTACTGGCGGGCACGCGGATCCTAGTAATGGCATGTCACACATGATTAGGCCTGATGTTGGACCAAAACAAGGCGTAGTGAACGGCGAAGTAGAAGCAAGAGCAGCGGTTCGTTCTCGATATCAAGATGGCGCCGACCTTATTAAAATTACTGCCACAGGCGGAGTATTGAGTGTGGCAAAAAGCGGCCAAAATCCACAGTTCATGACAGACGAACTGGGCGCCATTGTAGACACTGCAAAAGACTACGGCATGACAGTGGCAGTGCATGCGCATGGAAAAGAAGGGATGAAACGCGCTGTCATTGCAGGTGTAGACTCTATTGAACACGGTACCTACATGGACGATGAAATTCGTAACCTAATGAAACAACATGGTACCTACTATGTGCCTACCATTCTGGCAGGTAAATTCGTGGCAGACAAAGCTAAGATAGACGGTTATTTTCCGGCGTTGGTTCAACCTAAAGCCGCTGCCATTGGGCCGTTAATACAAAGTACATTTGCCAAGGCTCACAAGTCGGGCGTAAAAATTGCTTTTGGTACAGACAGCGGTGTATCAGCTCATGGTGATAATGCCCAAGAGTTTGCTCTGATGGTTGAAGCCGGCATGTCACCTGCAGATGCTATTTTGAGCGCAACGGTAAACAGTGCGGACCTTCTAGGTATCAGTGAAACACTAGGCTCCTTAGAGCCAGGAAAGCTAGCTGATATGATTGCCGTAAAAGGCAACCCACTCGAAAATATACGGTTACTTGAAAGCGTGGCCTTTGTCATGAAGGACGGTAAAATTTACAAGCAATAA
- a CDS encoding YqaA family protein translates to MALGTKVKRKTQQLVDSKHMLKGITTASFLESTIVPVPLEAIMVPLMQARRDSLWKIAFMATLGCVIGAIFGYALGYYLFDLIGQWVIDTFFSQSQFENVKQQMRNQGFWFVMTLGIAPIPFQVAMLAAGATQYSLPLFLLATIIARAIRYFGLALVVYYAGDRAEHLIKRYKAKTIIALSLAVIILWWASNQLSG, encoded by the coding sequence ATGGCATTAGGCACAAAGGTTAAGCGCAAAACACAGCAACTTGTTGACTCTAAACATATGCTTAAAGGCATTACCACCGCCTCCTTTCTTGAGTCCACCATTGTGCCAGTGCCGCTTGAAGCCATCATGGTTCCTTTGATGCAGGCTAGGCGAGATAGCTTGTGGAAAATTGCTTTTATGGCCACCTTAGGCTGTGTAATCGGCGCCATCTTTGGTTATGCATTAGGGTATTACCTATTCGACCTGATTGGCCAATGGGTGATTGACACCTTTTTCAGTCAGTCGCAATTTGAAAACGTAAAACAACAAATGCGAAACCAAGGTTTTTGGTTTGTAATGACACTCGGCATTGCCCCCATACCTTTTCAAGTGGCCATGCTTGCTGCCGGCGCAACGCAATATTCACTCCCTTTATTTTTACTGGCGACTATCATTGCAAGAGCCATCCGCTATTTCGGCTTGGCGCTTGTGGTATATTACGCAGGCGATAGAGCAGAGCACTTGATTAAACGCTACAAAGCAAAAACAATCATTGCCTTATCGCTTGCCGTTATTATTCTTTGGTGGGCAAGCAATCAGCTGTCTGGCTAA
- a CDS encoding DUF1206 domain-containing protein, with protein sequence MSSSTNWLNVIASAGYSAKTVMYSLLGLFILSSVITAAEREKATQKHVFETLQSQPFGKALLFGLIVGLVCYALWRWLQGFLNTESLKMDKAKDIVMRGFLFISGLFYFAAAYLGANVLMGTDQKSDGSNSKHVSQQLMQYEWGILLVAAVGAAIITFAFIQFKHAYTADFLKKFDQNQLTGTRQQATKTAGRLGYFARGVVYLFVGSFFALSAFQSDPSEAGGLQKALTTLTQQPFGLYLLAAVGAGFIMFGIYCGFEAKYRRT encoded by the coding sequence ATGTCATCATCTACAAACTGGCTCAATGTGATTGCTAGCGCGGGCTACAGCGCGAAAACCGTGATGTATTCACTACTTGGTTTGTTTATCCTTTCCTCTGTAATAACTGCCGCTGAACGTGAAAAAGCCACACAGAAACACGTTTTTGAAACTCTTCAATCCCAACCTTTTGGCAAAGCACTGTTATTTGGCCTTATTGTAGGGCTAGTGTGTTATGCATTGTGGCGCTGGCTACAAGGCTTTTTAAATACCGAGTCGTTAAAAATGGACAAGGCGAAAGACATTGTGATGCGAGGTTTTCTGTTTATATCCGGTTTGTTTTATTTTGCGGCGGCTTACCTAGGGGCAAACGTACTTATGGGTACCGACCAAAAAAGTGATGGGTCGAACAGTAAGCACGTAAGCCAACAGCTTATGCAATACGAATGGGGGATATTGCTGGTGGCCGCGGTAGGTGCAGCGATTATTACTTTCGCGTTTATCCAGTTCAAACACGCCTACACGGCAGATTTTTTGAAAAAGTTTGATCAAAACCAGCTGACAGGAACCCGTCAACAGGCCACCAAAACGGCTGGTCGCTTAGGCTATTTCGCACGAGGCGTGGTGTATTTATTCGTAGGCAGTTTCTTTGCACTTTCTGCCTTTCAAAGTGACCCGTCAGAAGCCGGTGGCTTGCAAAAAGCACTCACCACCTTAACCCAACAACCTTTTGGATTATACCTTCTCGCCGCCGTAGGCGCAGGATTCATCATGTTTGGGATCTATTGTGGTTTTGAAGCCAAGTACCGACGGACCTAG
- the tusA gene encoding sulfurtransferase TusA has protein sequence MASDIQMLFDEASAHLDALGLRCPEPVMMVRLQIRKLAEGETLSVVADDPSTARDIPSFCRFMEHTLVASQTDNMPYQYVIKKGV, from the coding sequence ATGGCATCTGATATTCAAATGCTATTCGATGAAGCCAGCGCGCATCTTGATGCGCTAGGTTTACGATGCCCTGAACCCGTTATGATGGTACGCCTTCAAATACGCAAATTAGCAGAAGGTGAGACCTTATCTGTGGTGGCAGACGACCCTTCTACTGCACGAGATATCCCTAGTTTTTGTCGGTTTATGGAGCATACCCTTGTTGCTTCGCAAACCGACAACATGCCCTACCAATATGTAATTAAAAAGGGCGTTTAA
- the pyrE gene encoding orotate phosphoribosyltransferase: protein MKAFQRDFIEFAIARGVLKFGEFTLKSGRVSPYFFNAGLFNRGGDLAKLGRFYANALVDAGVEFDVLFGPAYKGIPIATTTAVALADSHGQDVPYCFNRKEAKTHGEGGNLVGSPLSGKVMLVDDVITAGTAIRESMTLIEQQQASLSGVLIALDRQERGKGELSAIQEVERDFNTQVISIVSLADVVAYLDEKGGHEEQINGINAYRERYGI, encoded by the coding sequence ATGAAGGCGTTCCAACGTGATTTTATTGAATTTGCTATTGCCCGTGGTGTTTTAAAGTTTGGTGAATTTACCCTGAAGTCTGGCCGTGTAAGTCCGTATTTTTTCAACGCGGGTCTATTTAACCGTGGCGGTGATTTGGCTAAGTTGGGCCGCTTTTACGCGAATGCATTAGTGGATGCAGGGGTTGAATTCGATGTGCTATTTGGCCCAGCGTATAAAGGCATTCCCATTGCCACCACTACCGCGGTAGCGCTGGCCGATAGCCATGGTCAAGACGTGCCTTATTGCTTTAATCGCAAGGAAGCAAAAACCCATGGTGAGGGCGGTAATTTAGTGGGAAGCCCGCTCAGCGGAAAAGTGATGCTTGTTGACGATGTAATAACAGCGGGTACGGCTATTCGTGAGTCTATGACGCTTATCGAACAACAGCAAGCCAGCTTATCGGGTGTGCTTATTGCGCTAGACAGGCAAGAGCGTGGTAAAGGCGAACTGTCGGCTATTCAAGAAGTAGAGCGCGACTTCAATACTCAGGTTATCTCTATTGTGTCACTTGCAGACGTAGTGGCTTACCTTGATGAAAAAGGGGGGCACGAGGAGCAAATAAACGGGATTAATGCATACCGAGAGCGTTATGGCATCTGA
- the rph gene encoding ribonuclease PH, whose protein sequence is MRPSGRTASQIRPVTITRQYTCHAEGSVLVEFGNTKVLCNATVEEGVPRFMKGQGKGWITAEYSMLPRATHTRSGREAARGKQGGRTLEIQRLIARSLRAAVDLKLLGENTITLDCDVIQADGGTRTASITGACVALVDALTYMRAKGILKANPLKHMIAALSVGIYKGTPIADLEYTEDSEAETDMNIVMTETGKLIEVQGTAEGEPFDFQELDEMLTIAKHGLRELFDIQKAALA, encoded by the coding sequence ATGCGTCCAAGCGGCAGAACCGCCAGTCAAATTCGTCCAGTTACTATTACTCGTCAGTATACCTGCCATGCTGAGGGGTCTGTATTGGTAGAGTTCGGAAACACCAAAGTGCTATGTAACGCAACGGTTGAAGAAGGCGTGCCTCGTTTTATGAAAGGCCAAGGTAAGGGCTGGATTACCGCAGAATACAGTATGCTTCCTCGTGCTACCCATACGCGTAGCGGCCGTGAAGCTGCCAGAGGCAAACAAGGTGGACGCACCCTAGAAATTCAACGCTTAATTGCTCGCTCGCTACGTGCGGCGGTAGATTTAAAGCTCTTAGGTGAAAATACTATCACGCTTGATTGTGATGTTATTCAAGCAGATGGTGGTACGCGTACTGCGTCTATTACAGGGGCATGTGTGGCGCTTGTGGATGCGCTAACTTATATGCGTGCAAAGGGAATTTTGAAAGCTAACCCGCTTAAACACATGATTGCAGCCTTGTCGGTGGGTATCTACAAAGGTACGCCTATTGCTGATTTAGAATATACCGAAGATTCTGAAGCTGAAACAGACATGAATATCGTTATGACGGAAACCGGCAAACTGATTGAAGTGCAAGGCACCGCTGAAGGCGAACCTTTTGATTTCCAAGAACTAGATGAAATGCTAACTATCGCGAAGCATGGTCTACGTGAATTGTTCGACATTCAAAAAGCAGCATTGGCGTAA